One genomic region from Ralstonia pseudosolanacearum encodes:
- a CDS encoding amidohydrolase family protein, which produces MPTRRAFNTGLLAMLGTAALAGCATRGVPDPTARITGIDAHAHVFERDLPLAGTRRYAPSYDATLPAYLAQLDAHGLSHGVLIQPSFLGVDNSYLLAALRQAPQRLRGVAVIDPAAPETFLAQLNTEGIVGIRLNLIGAPDPQLRAPAWQAALHRLHALGWHVELHAEARRLPALLPPLLEAQVGVVIDHFGRPDPALGVEDPGFAALLAAGRTRRVWVKVSGAYRNGNAGRGEAIALAAMPRLKDALGTDRLVWGSDWPHTQYESRIGYDSARAFADQLLPDAGDRHQVLVETPARLFRFA; this is translated from the coding sequence ATGCCGACGCGCCGCGCCTTCAACACCGGGCTGCTTGCCATGCTAGGCACCGCCGCCCTCGCCGGCTGCGCGACCCGCGGCGTGCCGGACCCGACCGCCCGCATCACCGGCATCGACGCGCACGCGCATGTGTTCGAGCGCGACCTGCCGCTGGCCGGCACGCGCCGCTACGCGCCGTCGTACGATGCCACACTGCCCGCCTATCTCGCGCAGCTGGACGCGCACGGCCTGTCGCATGGCGTGCTGATCCAGCCGAGCTTCCTGGGCGTCGACAACAGCTACCTGCTGGCCGCGCTCCGGCAGGCCCCGCAGCGCCTGCGCGGCGTGGCCGTGATCGACCCCGCCGCGCCCGAGACCTTCCTGGCGCAGCTGAACACCGAGGGCATCGTCGGCATCCGCCTGAACCTGATCGGCGCGCCCGATCCGCAGCTGCGCGCCCCGGCGTGGCAAGCGGCGCTGCATCGCCTGCACGCGCTCGGCTGGCACGTCGAACTCCATGCGGAAGCACGCCGCCTGCCCGCGCTGCTGCCGCCGCTGCTCGAAGCGCAGGTCGGCGTGGTGATCGACCACTTCGGCCGGCCCGACCCCGCCCTGGGCGTGGAAGACCCCGGCTTTGCCGCCCTGCTCGCCGCCGGCCGCACGCGCCGCGTGTGGGTCAAAGTATCCGGCGCCTACCGCAACGGCAACGCCGGCCGCGGCGAAGCAATCGCCCTCGCCGCCATGCCGCGCCTCAAGGATGCGCTCGGCACCGACCGCCTCGTCTGGGGCAGCGACTGGCCGCACACGCAGTACGAATCGCGCATCGGCTACGACAGTGCCCGGGCGTTCGCCGACCAGCTGCTGCCGGACGCCGGCGACCGCCATCAGGTGCTGGTGGAGACGCCCGCGCGGCTGTTCCGCTTCGCCTGA
- a CDS encoding MFS transporter: protein MFGWFKEISAGEKRTFWACFGGWALDALDVQMFSLVIPTIIAAWHIGKTEAGLVSGITLVASALGGWIAGAMTDRLGRVRTLQITVAWFSLATFASAFAQNFEQFLALKAVQGFGFGGEWAAGAVLMAESIRASHRGKAMGTVQSAWAVGWGAAVLLYALTYSLVEPDLAWRVMFAAGLLPALLILYIRRGVQEPAPAAAKAGAGPGGMPVSRFPLLDIFRPQVLRMTLIGGLLGVGAHGGYYALMTWLPTYLKTERHLSVLGTGGYLAVIIFAFWCGCVASAWLLDVIGRRGNILLFSCCCVVTVLVYLLLPLSDGAMLVLGFPLGFFAAGIPASMGALFNELYPHGVRGTGVGFCYNFGRVVSAAFPVLVGKMSASMSLGTAIGIDAAIAYAIVAVAVVMLPETRGRDLAAVTA from the coding sequence ATGTTCGGCTGGTTCAAGGAAATTTCAGCGGGAGAGAAGCGCACCTTTTGGGCGTGCTTCGGCGGCTGGGCGCTCGATGCGCTCGACGTGCAGATGTTCAGCCTGGTCATTCCCACCATCATCGCGGCGTGGCACATCGGCAAGACCGAGGCCGGGCTGGTGTCGGGCATCACGCTGGTCGCATCCGCCCTGGGCGGCTGGATCGCCGGCGCGATGACCGACCGCCTGGGCCGCGTGCGCACGCTGCAGATCACGGTGGCGTGGTTCTCGCTGGCGACCTTCGCCTCGGCCTTCGCGCAGAACTTCGAGCAGTTCCTGGCGCTCAAGGCCGTGCAGGGCTTCGGCTTCGGCGGCGAATGGGCGGCGGGCGCCGTGCTGATGGCCGAGAGCATCCGTGCCAGCCATCGCGGCAAGGCGATGGGCACCGTGCAGAGCGCATGGGCGGTCGGCTGGGGCGCGGCGGTGCTGCTGTATGCGCTCACGTATTCCCTGGTCGAGCCGGACCTGGCCTGGCGCGTGATGTTTGCCGCGGGCTTGCTGCCGGCGCTGCTCATCCTCTACATCCGGCGCGGCGTGCAGGAGCCCGCGCCGGCCGCCGCCAAGGCCGGCGCCGGGCCTGGCGGCATGCCGGTCTCGCGCTTCCCGCTGCTCGACATCTTCCGCCCGCAGGTGCTGCGCATGACGCTGATCGGCGGGCTGCTCGGCGTCGGCGCGCACGGCGGCTACTACGCGCTGATGACGTGGCTGCCCACCTATCTCAAGACCGAGCGCCACCTCTCCGTGCTGGGCACGGGCGGCTACCTGGCGGTGATCATCTTCGCGTTCTGGTGCGGCTGCGTGGCCAGCGCCTGGCTGCTCGACGTGATCGGCCGGCGCGGCAACATCCTGCTGTTCTCGTGCTGCTGCGTGGTCACGGTGCTGGTGTACCTGCTGCTGCCGCTGTCCGACGGCGCGATGCTGGTGCTGGGCTTCCCGCTCGGGTTCTTTGCCGCCGGCATCCCGGCCAGCATGGGCGCGCTGTTCAACGAGCTCTACCCGCACGGCGTGCGCGGCACCGGCGTGGGCTTCTGCTACAACTTCGGCCGCGTGGTCTCGGCCGCCTTTCCGGTGCTGGTGGGCAAGATGAGCGCGTCGATGTCGCTCGGCACGGCCATCGGCATCGACGCGGCCATCGCCTATGCGATCGTCGCCGTGGCGGTGGTGATGCTGCCCGAGACGCGCGGCCGCGACCTGGCCGCCGTCACCGCCTGA
- the treY gene encoding malto-oligosyltrehalose synthase: MTAPASPTAVPRATLRLQLHRAFTFDHARALLDDIAALGISHLYVSPITTAQPGSMHGYDVVDPTRVNPELGGEDALGRLVAALHARGMGLIVDLVPNHMAVGGAHNAWWLDVLENGPASAWAHAFDIQWQPPQPALHGKVLVPFLGEPYDAALQGGRLTLHYDPGAARLAIAYHDHRFPIALADYAGILRGAGTSGERDTDAALDAVADRFAALQSTRALHARREHADAARTALRDFAATDAGRACIDRAVTALNAAPEPLHALMARQSWRLAHWHCANDEINWRRFFDIGSLAGLSVERADVFEATHALIFRLYRQGWIDGVRIDHVDGLVDPAGYCRALRQRLAAEDAHRPADRRLGRPWIVVEKILAADEPMRTGWDVDGTSGYDFMNQVGALLHDAAGEATLTQAWLDWTGRPAAEAHFRATALAARRRILHEHFAAELDAAAWALHAVAQQQRDAHDVTWHAIRRALAELVVHLSVYRTYADAHGRDAQDTAIVRRAIHDAMPHLRRIDQPLLARLDAWLGGEPAGHDRLRQLALRRGQQLSSPVAAKAVEDTACYRYGRLLSRNEVGADPGEFALDAAAFHQAMAARARLWPHAMLATATHDHKRGEDVRARLAVLSERPAHWLAAALPWRAAHAHWVRTLPEGPAPTPDAQWMLYQTLVGAWPPGLDWRDANGVRAFAERIAQWQHKALREAKLRTDWLAPDLDYEQACHDFVFTLLTGEAASAFLPSLAACVRTIAPAGAVNGLAQLLLRVTVPGIPDLYQGTDLWDTSLVDPDNRRPVDFAVRHRSLRALQANPQHSLAPLLAHWTDGRIKQAVLARALGVRAAMPEVFAAGRYLPLALSGSGGAHALAFAREHAGRWVVAIVPLHAAALLGHAAVPAFPAGAWRDTTVCLPAPLASMPLHSVFDGQTLCGARLALGQALGALPVALLHS, translated from the coding sequence ATGACAGCGCCCGCCTCGCCCACGGCGGTGCCGCGCGCCACGCTGCGCCTGCAACTGCACCGCGCCTTCACCTTCGACCATGCCCGCGCGCTGCTCGACGACATCGCCGCGCTCGGCATCTCGCACCTGTACGTCTCGCCCATCACCACGGCGCAGCCTGGTTCGATGCACGGCTACGACGTGGTCGACCCGACCCGCGTCAACCCCGAGCTCGGCGGCGAAGATGCGCTGGGCCGGCTGGTGGCGGCACTGCATGCGCGCGGCATGGGGCTCATCGTCGATCTCGTGCCCAACCACATGGCCGTGGGCGGCGCGCACAACGCCTGGTGGCTGGACGTGCTCGAAAACGGCCCGGCCAGCGCCTGGGCGCACGCCTTCGACATCCAGTGGCAGCCGCCGCAGCCAGCGCTGCACGGCAAGGTGCTCGTGCCGTTCCTGGGCGAGCCGTACGACGCGGCGCTGCAAGGCGGCCGCCTGACGCTGCACTACGATCCCGGCGCCGCGCGCCTGGCGATCGCCTACCACGACCATCGCTTCCCGATCGCGCTGGCGGACTACGCCGGCATCTTGCGCGGCGCGGGCACGTCAGGCGAACGCGATACGGATGCCGCGCTCGATGCCGTGGCCGACCGCTTCGCGGCGCTGCAATCGACGCGCGCCCTCCACGCGCGCCGCGAGCACGCCGACGCCGCGCGCACCGCCCTGCGCGACTTCGCCGCCACCGACGCCGGACGCGCGTGCATCGACCGCGCCGTGACCGCCCTCAACGCCGCCCCGGAACCGCTGCATGCCCTGATGGCGCGCCAATCCTGGCGGCTCGCCCACTGGCACTGCGCCAACGACGAGATCAACTGGCGCCGCTTCTTCGACATCGGCTCGCTGGCCGGGCTGAGCGTCGAGCGGGCGGACGTCTTCGAGGCGACGCACGCGCTGATCTTCCGGCTCTACCGGCAAGGCTGGATCGACGGCGTGCGGATCGACCACGTCGATGGCCTGGTCGACCCCGCCGGCTATTGCCGCGCGCTGCGCCAGCGGCTCGCCGCCGAAGACGCCCACCGCCCCGCCGACCGCCGGCTCGGCCGGCCCTGGATCGTGGTCGAAAAAATCCTTGCCGCCGATGAACCCATGCGCACCGGCTGGGATGTCGACGGCACCAGCGGCTACGACTTCATGAACCAGGTCGGCGCGCTGCTGCACGATGCCGCCGGCGAGGCCACGCTGACGCAAGCCTGGCTCGACTGGACCGGCCGGCCGGCCGCCGAAGCGCACTTCCGTGCCACCGCCCTGGCGGCGCGGCGCCGCATCCTGCACGAACACTTCGCCGCCGAACTCGACGCCGCGGCCTGGGCCCTGCATGCGGTGGCGCAGCAGCAGCGCGACGCGCACGACGTGACCTGGCACGCCATCCGCCGCGCGCTCGCCGAACTGGTGGTGCACCTGAGCGTCTACCGCACCTATGCCGACGCGCACGGCCGCGATGCGCAGGACACCGCCATCGTGCGGCGCGCCATCCACGACGCGATGCCGCACCTGCGGCGCATCGACCAGCCGCTGCTGGCGCGGCTCGACGCCTGGCTCGGCGGCGAGCCAGCCGGGCACGACCGGCTGCGCCAGCTTGCGCTGCGGCGCGGCCAGCAGCTGTCGTCGCCGGTGGCAGCCAAGGCGGTGGAAGACACCGCGTGCTACCGCTACGGCCGGCTGCTGTCGCGCAACGAGGTCGGCGCCGACCCCGGTGAATTCGCGCTCGATGCCGCCGCCTTCCACCAGGCGATGGCGGCGCGCGCGCGCCTGTGGCCGCACGCGATGCTGGCCACCGCCACGCACGATCACAAGCGCGGCGAAGACGTGCGCGCCCGGCTGGCCGTGCTGTCGGAGCGGCCCGCGCACTGGCTGGCCGCCGCGCTGCCATGGCGCGCCGCGCACGCGCACTGGGTGCGGACGCTGCCGGAGGGCCCGGCCCCCACGCCCGATGCGCAATGGATGCTCTACCAGACGCTGGTCGGCGCCTGGCCGCCCGGCCTCGACTGGCGCGATGCCAACGGCGTGCGCGCCTTCGCCGAGCGCATCGCACAATGGCAGCACAAGGCCCTGCGCGAAGCCAAACTGCGCACCGACTGGCTCGCGCCCGACCTCGACTACGAGCAGGCCTGCCACGACTTCGTCTTCACGCTGCTCACCGGCGAGGCCGCCTCGGCGTTCCTGCCATCGCTGGCCGCATGCGTGCGCACCATCGCGCCGGCCGGCGCCGTCAACGGGCTCGCGCAACTGCTGCTGCGCGTGACCGTGCCGGGCATCCCCGATCTCTACCAGGGCACGGACCTCTGGGACACCAGCCTGGTCGATCCGGACAACCGCCGCCCTGTCGACTTCGCGGTGCGCCACCGTTCGCTGCGCGCGCTGCAGGCCAATCCGCAGCACAGCCTCGCCCCGCTGCTCGCCCACTGGACCGACGGACGCATCAAGCAGGCGGTGCTGGCGCGCGCCCTGGGCGTGCGCGCCGCCATGCCGGAAGTCTTTGCGGCGGGCCGATACCTGCCGTTGGCCCTCAGCGGCAGCGGCGGCGCCCATGCGCTGGCCTTCGCACGCGAGCATGCCGGCCGCTGGGTGGTGGCGATCGTGCCGCTGCATGCGGCCGCGCTGCTGGGCCATGCCGCCGTGCCGGCGTTTCCCGCGGGCGCATGGCGCGACACGACGGTCTGCCTGCCCGCGCCGCTGGCGTCGATGCCGCTGCACAGCGTGTTCGACGGCCAGACGCTGTGCGGCGCCCGCCTCGCGCTCGGGCAGGCGCTGGGCGCCTTGCCCGTCGCCCTGCTGCACAGTTAG
- the malQ gene encoding 4-alpha-glucanotransferase, producing MSQRPAPPSSPPAASALHRLALDAGLLVDWEDAAGRPMRVSDDVLRAVLRCLGLPADSAADEADSQGRLLAEAAEHALPPLVTGVAGRAILLETALPWAATLGGRPYRIDFEHGGGAEGTVHASIGHDRAALRLAPVPVPVPVPGYHRLRIDTGSRTAIETTLAIAPARCYAVSDALQARGRPPDARLWGGSAQLYGLRHDGERAALSAGLGDYTAAGLLARSLARHGADALALSPVHAMFSADTHRYAPYSPSSRLFLNAWMIDPAALLGAEAARQAVSDAGLADDCARLEANALIDWPASAAARLTVLRALHRRLRMQADAGDSAARRRHEDMLAHCAGQGGSLLDHAHFETLDAHLRQAHPPLHHWQHWPAPYRSPSYLAVRAFARDHPDAVDFHRFLQWAAARQLAAAQRAAEDAGMAIGLIADLAVGTDGAGSHAWSRQQDLLIGLTVGAPPDVFNAQGQSWGLTTFSPRAMRMQGFAAFLEMLRAVMAVPGGVRIDHVLGLMRLWVIPDGARALDGVYLRYPLRDLLRLIALESWRNRCIVIGEDLGTVPAGLREQLADAGLLGMRILWFERDYARPEAPFRPPQAWSPASVAMTSTHDLPTVEGWWTGHDLHWQARLGLLPIGMNETEARTRRMADRRALVGAFAQHHRTTVPTAGDDAAQRIAALQTALAQARTATPAQVDTLLAATAGDFATAALAYAAAAPVPLAIAPMEDLLGLLEQPNLPSTIETHPNWRRRLSAPAAGLLAAPVIRARLAALARSRVNADPDSPP from the coding sequence ATGAGCCAACGCCCCGCGCCCCCCTCGTCCCCGCCTGCCGCCAGCGCGCTGCACCGGCTGGCGCTGGACGCCGGCCTGCTGGTCGACTGGGAAGACGCCGCCGGCCGCCCGATGCGCGTGAGCGACGACGTGCTGCGCGCCGTGCTGCGCTGCCTAGGCCTGCCCGCCGACAGCGCCGCCGACGAGGCCGACAGCCAGGGCAGGCTGCTGGCCGAAGCGGCCGAGCACGCGCTGCCGCCGCTGGTCACCGGGGTGGCCGGACGCGCCATCCTGCTGGAAACCGCGCTGCCATGGGCGGCCACGCTCGGCGGACGGCCCTACCGGATCGATTTCGAGCACGGCGGCGGCGCCGAAGGTACGGTGCACGCGAGCATCGGGCACGACCGGGCCGCGCTGCGGCTGGCGCCGGTGCCAGTGCCAGTGCCAGTGCCGGGCTACCACCGGCTGCGCATCGACACCGGCAGCCGCACCGCCATCGAGACCACCCTGGCCATCGCGCCGGCGCGCTGCTACGCGGTGTCCGATGCGCTGCAGGCGCGCGGGCGCCCGCCCGATGCGCGGCTGTGGGGCGGCTCCGCGCAGCTCTATGGCCTGCGCCACGATGGCGAGCGGGCCGCGCTCTCGGCGGGGCTGGGCGACTACACTGCGGCCGGCCTGCTGGCGCGCAGCCTGGCGCGGCACGGCGCCGACGCGCTGGCACTGAGCCCGGTGCACGCCATGTTCAGCGCGGACACGCATCGCTACGCCCCTTACTCGCCATCGAGCCGGCTGTTCCTCAATGCGTGGATGATCGACCCGGCCGCGCTGCTCGGCGCCGAGGCCGCGCGGCAGGCGGTGAGCGACGCCGGCCTGGCGGACGACTGCGCCCGGCTGGAGGCGAATGCCCTGATCGACTGGCCCGCCAGCGCCGCCGCGCGGCTGACCGTGCTGCGCGCGCTGCATCGCCGCCTGCGGATGCAGGCCGACGCCGGAGACAGCGCCGCGCGCCGCCGGCACGAAGACATGCTCGCCCACTGCGCCGGCCAGGGCGGCAGCCTGCTCGACCACGCGCACTTCGAGACGCTGGACGCCCACCTCCGCCAGGCGCATCCGCCGCTGCACCACTGGCAGCACTGGCCCGCGCCCTACCGGTCGCCGTCGTACCTGGCGGTGCGCGCCTTCGCCCGCGACCACCCCGACGCCGTGGATTTCCACCGCTTCCTGCAATGGGCGGCGGCACGCCAGCTGGCCGCCGCGCAGCGCGCCGCCGAAGACGCCGGCATGGCCATCGGCCTGATCGCCGACCTCGCGGTCGGCACCGACGGCGCCGGCAGCCATGCGTGGAGCCGGCAGCAGGACCTGCTGATCGGCCTGACGGTGGGTGCGCCGCCGGACGTGTTCAACGCGCAGGGACAAAGCTGGGGGCTCACCACCTTCAGCCCGCGCGCGATGCGCATGCAGGGCTTCGCCGCCTTCCTCGAGATGCTGCGGGCCGTGATGGCCGTGCCCGGCGGCGTGCGCATCGACCATGTGCTGGGGCTGATGCGGCTGTGGGTGATTCCCGACGGCGCGCGGGCGCTGGACGGCGTGTACCTGCGGTATCCGCTGCGCGACCTGCTGCGGCTGATCGCGCTGGAGTCGTGGCGCAATCGCTGCATCGTCATCGGCGAGGACCTCGGCACCGTGCCGGCGGGCCTGCGCGAACAGCTGGCCGACGCGGGCCTGCTCGGCATGCGCATCCTGTGGTTCGAGCGCGACTATGCGCGGCCCGAGGCGCCGTTCCGCCCGCCGCAAGCGTGGTCGCCCGCCTCGGTGGCCATGACCAGCACGCACGACCTGCCCACCGTGGAGGGCTGGTGGACCGGCCACGACCTGCACTGGCAGGCCCGGCTCGGGCTGCTGCCGATCGGCATGAACGAAACTGAAGCGCGCACGCGCCGCATGGCAGACCGGCGCGCACTGGTCGGCGCCTTCGCGCAGCACCATCGCACCACCGTGCCCACGGCCGGCGACGACGCGGCACAGCGCATCGCCGCCCTGCAGACCGCGCTCGCGCAGGCACGCACCGCCACCCCGGCGCAAGTGGATACCTTGCTGGCCGCCACCGCAGGCGATTTCGCCACCGCCGCCCTCGCCTACGCGGCGGCCGCGCCGGTGCCGCTGGCGATCGCCCCGATGGAAGACCTGCTCGGCCTGCTGGAGCAGCCCAACCTGCCCAGCACCATCGAGACGCATCCCAACTGGCGCCGCCGCCTGTCCGCGCCCGCGGCCGGGCTGCTGGCGGCCCCCGTCATCCGGGCGCGGCTGGCGGCCCTGGCACGCTCGCGCGTAAACGCCGACCCGGATTCCCCACCATGA
- the treZ gene encoding malto-oligosyltrehalose trehalohydrolase: MTDTTSAPPARHAHDLPFGAACLGSDRTRFRLWAPDAVEAWVDIDQGEAVRMTAEPDGWYAAVVPVGAGACYRYRVTNREGVTLTVPDPAARAQWQDVHGPSVVVDPLRYAWQHPGWMGRPWHETVLYELHAGALGGFDGARARLPELARLGITAIELMPVAEFPGARNWGYDGVLPFAPEAGYGPPDALKALIDSAHGLGLMVFLDVVYNHFGPEGNYLHHYARRVFRDDVHTPWGAAIDFRQPEVRAFFLHNALMWLMEYRFDGLRLDAVHAIGARDWLDELAARVRQAVEPGRHVHLVLENEHNTASLLRGAAPPDTQGAGAFEAQWNDDGHNALHVLLTGEHEAYYAAYADAPAQRLARVLQDGFCYQGEASVIHDGAPRGEPSGWLPPTAFVLFLQNHDQIGNRAFGERLTRLAHPDALCAAQALLLLSPQIPLLFMGEEWGCLRPFLYFTSHHGALAEAVREGRRREFVRFAAFADPHQRERIPDPNDERTFLDSRPGSADPTLPEQLDWLNRTQGLLALRHARIVPHLPGAHALDAVPLGATGALARWRLGDGSVLTLAINLGTQPVAVPTALAGNPADLLHESRDGAAAALAAHRVPPRACIALLHAAPPPDLLR, translated from the coding sequence ATGACCGATACCACCTCCGCGCCGCCCGCTCGCCACGCGCACGACCTGCCGTTCGGGGCCGCCTGCCTCGGCTCGGACCGCACGCGCTTCCGCCTGTGGGCACCCGATGCCGTCGAGGCCTGGGTCGACATCGACCAGGGCGAGGCCGTGCGCATGACGGCCGAGCCCGATGGCTGGTATGCCGCCGTCGTGCCGGTCGGGGCCGGCGCGTGCTACCGCTATCGGGTCACCAACCGCGAGGGCGTCACGCTGACAGTCCCGGACCCGGCCGCGCGCGCGCAGTGGCAGGACGTGCACGGCCCGAGCGTGGTGGTAGACCCGCTGCGCTACGCGTGGCAGCACCCCGGATGGATGGGCCGGCCATGGCACGAGACCGTGCTGTACGAGCTGCACGCGGGCGCGCTGGGCGGCTTCGACGGCGCGCGCGCGCGCCTGCCCGAGCTGGCGCGCCTGGGCATCACGGCCATCGAGCTGATGCCGGTGGCGGAGTTTCCCGGCGCGCGCAACTGGGGCTACGACGGCGTGCTGCCGTTCGCGCCGGAGGCCGGCTACGGCCCGCCCGATGCGCTCAAGGCCCTGATCGACAGCGCGCACGGCCTGGGGCTGATGGTGTTCCTCGACGTGGTCTACAACCACTTCGGGCCGGAGGGCAACTACCTGCACCACTACGCTCGCCGCGTCTTCCGCGACGACGTACACACGCCCTGGGGCGCCGCCATCGATTTCCGCCAGCCGGAAGTGCGCGCGTTCTTCCTCCACAACGCGCTGATGTGGCTGATGGAATATCGCTTCGACGGGCTGCGGCTGGATGCCGTGCACGCCATCGGCGCGCGCGACTGGCTGGACGAACTGGCAGCCCGCGTGCGGCAGGCGGTCGAGCCCGGGCGGCACGTGCACCTGGTGCTGGAGAATGAGCACAACACCGCCTCGCTGCTGCGCGGCGCCGCCCCGCCCGACACGCAGGGCGCCGGTGCCTTCGAGGCCCAATGGAACGACGACGGCCACAACGCGCTGCACGTGCTGCTGACTGGCGAGCACGAGGCCTACTACGCCGCCTATGCCGACGCCCCCGCGCAGCGGCTGGCGCGCGTGCTGCAGGACGGCTTCTGCTACCAGGGCGAAGCGTCGGTCATCCACGACGGCGCACCGCGCGGCGAGCCCAGCGGCTGGCTGCCGCCCACCGCCTTCGTCCTGTTCCTGCAGAACCACGACCAGATCGGCAACCGGGCCTTCGGCGAGCGGCTCACGCGCCTGGCGCACCCCGATGCCCTGTGCGCCGCGCAGGCGCTGCTGTTGCTGAGTCCGCAGATTCCGCTGCTGTTCATGGGCGAGGAATGGGGCTGCCTGCGGCCGTTCCTGTATTTCACCAGCCACCACGGCGCGCTGGCCGAGGCCGTGCGCGAAGGCCGGCGGCGTGAATTCGTACGGTTCGCCGCCTTTGCCGATCCGCACCAGCGCGAGCGCATTCCCGACCCGAACGACGAGCGCACCTTCCTCGACTCCCGGCCCGGCAGCGCCGATCCCACCCTGCCCGAGCAGCTCGACTGGCTGAACCGCACGCAGGGCCTGCTGGCGCTGCGGCATGCCCGTATCGTGCCGCACTTGCCCGGTGCGCACGCGCTCGATGCCGTGCCGCTCGGCGCCACGGGAGCGCTGGCGCGCTGGCGGCTGGGCGACGGCAGCGTGCTGACGCTGGCCATCAACCTGGGCACGCAGCCGGTGGCGGTGCCGACCGCGCTGGCCGGCAACCCGGCCGACCTGCTCCATGAATCGCGCGATGGAGCCGCCGCGGCGCTCGCCGCGCACCGCGTGCCGCCCCGCGCGTGCATCGCCCTGCTGCACGCGGCACCGCCCCCTGACTTGCTGCGATGA